The bacterium genome window below encodes:
- the nuoK gene encoding NADH-quinone oxidoreductase subunit NuoK: MNYILLSAIIFCIGLYGALSRKNGIMVLISIEIMLNAACLNLAYFSSFYNPAGQIFALFAIVISAACVGCGLAIFLLAFREKEKIDLDSFNLLKG; the protein is encoded by the coding sequence ATGAATTACATTTTGCTTTCTGCGATTATTTTTTGTATAGGGCTATATGGAGCCTTATCAAGAAAGAATGGAATTATGGTTCTTATCTCAATTGAGATAATGCTAAATGCTGCCTGTCTTAACCTTGCTTATTTTTCATCATTTTATAATCCAGCTGGTCAAATATTTGCCCTGTTTGCTATTGTTATCTCTGCAGCCTGTGTTGGCTGTGGCCTTGCAATATTCCTCCTTGCCTTTAGAGAAAAGGAAAAGATAGACCTAGATTCCTTCAATCTCCTCAAGGGATAA